AAAAAGATTATCCACAGTTCCCGAACGGGCTTACTTTCTGTGATAATGAAGATAAAGCTACCATCAGCGTTAGTCCTTGGTTATTCGGTAATGGTACTTCTTTCACGCAAACACCGATTAGTCCACTTGGACCTAATGATACGCTTGATATCAATGCTTTTGGTTCTAATGGTAGATTTGATGCAACTAATGCTCCGCTTGGCGCTTGGGTTCTTGAAGTGACTTATACCAACTTAAATGGTTGTACTGGTGTTAGTAGTGATACTATCCGTGTACTGGAAACTCCTAGTGCTCCTTCTCCTAATCCTGCCGCTTATTGTGAAGGGGAAGATGTATATCTTTTTGCTACTGCTTCTAATCCTGATAGTCTTTACTGGTATAATGACATCAACCTTTTAGATACTGTCGGTATTGGTAATCCTACTTTCTGGGGGGTAGCTCCTAATCCAAATAGTGGTGATGTCTTCGTTTGGGTTACTGAAAACAATGATAGATGTATCTCTCCGGCTGTTAAATATCAATTGCCTATCAAAGATGCACCTACTGCTGAGTTTGAAATGAACTTTACTGATACTACCGGTACTTCTCAGTTTAATGTTCCGCACTGGCAATCGCCTATCTATGGACATGCTCCGTTCAGTGTAGACTTTAAAGCTCTCAACATTACTTCTACTGATTCTGTGGTTTGGTATCACCATTGGGAGAAACATCCTAACTCTCCTTCTGGATCTGTAAATACTACAAACTCTGATAATGTCACTTTCAGTTACAACTTAGCGAATCTTGATGAAAATGGTATGGCTATCGATTCTGCTTATATCAACCAATTAATCGTAACCAATGAGTTTGGCTGTAAGGATACTGCTCAAGCTTTAATCTGGAGTGTCGCTACTGAAGCTTTCTTCAACATCTTTACGCCTAATGGTGATGGTCAAAACGATGTATTCTATCTTCCTGTTTTTGGTTTAAAAGAATACAAAGTTGAAATCTACAACCGTTGGGGTAAGAAAGTTTATGAATGGACCGATCCTAACCAGGGATGGGCCGGAGAAGATCAACCAGATGGAGTTTACTATTATGTTTTATCCGGAATCAGAAATGATGACTCTGAATATAAAAAACAAGGTACTGTGACTCTTACAGGGTCTGGTAGATAAAAAATAAACACGAAGCAACCTAATTTAGGTAGCTACGTCATATCATAAAAATCAGGGCAGTACGTTACTGTCCTGATTTTCTGGTTTTAAATAGGTTATAATTTATTCATATATGAAAAATCTCTACAAACTTAGTTTAACACTAATTATCAGCCTGTTATCGTTTGTTTCGAGTGACGTTTTCGCTACTCACTTAACTGGAGCTGACTTTCAATACATCTGTATGGGAAGAGGCCCTGTAAACGATACAATTTTACTTAGATTAAATGTTTTTAGAGATTGTGCAGGTATTAACCCCCCAAATACCATTGATGTTACCATTGCCAATTCCTGTGGTGTTGGAGTAACAAATACAATGACTCAAGTTGCCGTAAATGGTATTGAGGTATCATTCTTATGTGGACCTTTAATTGGTCAAAGTACATGTAATGGAGGTTCACAACCTGGTATGAAAATTTATACTTATGAATTCTTATACATCCTTCCATCTTCTTGTTCCGGAGCTCTTCAAGCATCCGCCACGGGAGGAACTCCAGGTTTTAATTATTCCTGGCCTATGGGACTTACTGGATCAGATATTGATTTATTATGTGCTGGTAATTATCAGGTAACTATTCAAGATAATAATGGCTGTACGATAACTGATACAATGGAATTGGTTGATATGGCCGGTATGAAACTTACTGCAACTGTTTCTGAAATTTCATGTAATGGCGCTTGTGATGGAAGTATTACTGTAACACCGACATTAGGAACCGCCCCATTTGTATATAATTGGCAAGATGGTGCTTCGGGAAATTCCAGAACCAACTTATGTCCTGGACTTTATTCGGTAACCGTTATGGATGATGACGGAAGTCAATATGCCTACTGGGTAAATTTAGAAAACCCTACCCCCATTTTCTCTAACTTCATCGTTGAAGATGAATCATGTGCTTCAGCTTGCGATGGCATTATACGCACAGAAGTTACCGGTGGAACTCCTCCATATACTTATGCCTGGTCCGGAGGTTTAACAGGAAATATCCAGGCAAACGTTTGCCCGGGAATCTATACAGTTACCATAACAGATGCTAACAGTTGTTCTACTACTTCATCAGTAACGGTTAATGCCGCAACAGCACTTAATTCATCATTTACACTAAATAATGCCATTTTATGTAATGGCGCTTGTAATGCTTCTGTTACCGTTTCGGCAACTGGGGGTGTTGCACCATATTCCTTTGAATGGGATAATGGATTTACTGGTACTACCCAAACTAATTTATGTGCAGGAACCTATGTTGTAACCGCTACTGATGCCAATGGTTGTACTTCTGTACAAAATATTGTTATTACACAACCTTCAGCTATTTCTCCTAATCCAGGAATAACAAATTCAACTTGCGCTGGTACTACTGGCTCAATTAGCTTATCACCATCCGGAGGTGTTGCGCCTTATTCTTATAACTGGAATATTACACCAAACCCAGGTAATACTAATACAGTGACCAACCTTCAAGCTGGTTCCTATCAAGTCACCATTACAGATGCCAATGGTTGTGCATCTACACATTCTTTTGGTGTAAGTAATATTGGAGGTCCAACATCGTCAGGGGCATCCATTACTCCACCATCTTGTAATGGAAATAGTAATGGTATTATCGCATTAACTCCAATTGGAGGTACTGCACCTTACACCTATGCATGGAGTACAGGTCAAACTACAAGTTCAATTTCTAACCTTGCAGCAGGTGATTATACTGTTACTGTAACAGATAATGGTGGTTGTATTTTAGTTGATATTATTACTGTAACAGATCCACAAGCTATTTCTGTAGCTTTAACTTCGACAGATCCTTCTTGTAATGGTGTATGTGATGGAACTATTGCCATTACACCTTCTGGAGGTACCGGAGGTTATAACGTACTTTGGAGTAATGGTGGTACCGGACTTTCTCAATCTAACTTATGTTCCGGAACTTATTCACTAACCGTAACAGACGGTAATGGATGTACTTTCGCTCAAAACAACATTGTTCTAACAGATCCTGCTGTTCTTCAGGATTCAATTACATTAAATACAGTAATAAATTGTAATGGTGATTGTAATGGTGAACTTCAGGCGTATCCTTATGGAGGTACAGCTCCGTATTCTTATAGCTGGAGTAATGGTACTTCTCTACAAAAAAATTATGATCTGTGTGCTGGACTTCATATCGTGACTATTACTGATGCAAATGGATGTACGGTTGTAGATTCATTTACCATTACACAACCTTTACCAATTATTCCAAATATCAATCAGGTCTCAGGTGTAACTTGTAGTGGACTATGGTTTGGTGGTTGGGGTTCTTGTTGTAGACCAGCAGGAGCTGTAAATACTAACACTGGTAACTTCTATAGTGATTTTAAAATGAATCAGACTCTTCCTCAGGGAGATTGTAATAGTGGAGTAGAATTTGAAGATAATCCTAATGCGCATCCACTACGTTATGTATGTATGGGTGATACTTTATGTTACAACTTTGGAGTTACTGAATCCAATGGTGACAGTTTAGTCTTTGAATTAATCCCGGCTAAAGCAACAGCAACTACAAATGTGGTATATAATACTGTTGGAACCACAGTTTATTCTGGGACCAATCCAATTGATGGTATTACTTTAAATCCTGCTACAGGTGAAGTTTGCTTTGTTGCGCAACCTGTTGGTAGATATGTAGTCGCTATTCAAGTAAGTGAGTATGATCCTGTCACCGGATTGTTTAAAGGTCAAAACATGAGAGATATTCTCTTTATTGTTCAGGCTTGTCCCCCTAATACTCCTCCTACCGGAACCAATATCGTCAACTTTGATTCAACTGGTGGAGCTCAACAAACAGGACCTGCTTCTATTGAAATGTGTGAAGGAGATAGTTTCTGTTTTGACATCGTATTCCACGATTCTGATCTTGTGGATACCAACATGTTTGTTTTCACTAACCTTCAAGATTGGTTAAATGGTCCTAATCCTTCTGATACTGCGACCATCGTTAATACTGTTCTGGATACTGTAATCATTAATGGTGATTCGTTGATGGAAATCACCAGTACCATCTGTTGGACTGCCCCACCTAATAGTGGAGGTACCTATAACTTCTATGTCGCGGTCAATGATGATCACTGTACGGTCCCCAAGGATTTCTTCCGAGCCATTACAGTCAATGTCACCGGAAGTACGGTCGCATGGCCTGATGCCACCATCTGTGGTAATCAATCCGCACAAATCTTCTCTGCCGGAGGTACCGCTTTCTCCTGGAATGCCATATCTGGTGATCCTATTCAGGTCGGAGTCAACTTCTCTTGTGATTCCTGTGCTTCTCCCGTTGCATCACCTTCACAAACAACTACATATGTCGTCACCAGTAACATCAATAGTGCTTGTCAAAACTCTGATACCGTCACCATCACTGTTGCGCCTGACTATCAGGTGATCGCTACTCCCGATACCATCCTTTGTAACATTGATACCATTCAACTCAATGCTACTGCAACCATTCCGGGGACTTTCACCTATCAGTGGAACAACTCCGCTTCCCTTTCCAATGATGCTATCGCAAATCCTGTGGCTGTCCCTCCGGGTTCTACTGTATACTCTGTCACCATGACTTCTAGTGATGGGTGTCAGAAAAACTCTACTGCTAACATTATTATCACTCCTCCTTTCCCTGTCCTCAATCCGGTAGCTATCGATACTGCTTTGTGTGGAAACGGAGATAGTACCCAACTTAATGTCGAATTCCTGCATGGTAACACCACTTCTTGTGGGCCTAGTTATTCTCAATGTCTGAGCACAACTACTTCTACCGATATCGGGACTGGTACCACTTCTAATGGTACCACTACATATCCTGCTCCGTTCGGTAACTTTAGAGAAACTGCTAAACATCAATTCCTATATCGTGCTTCTGAGCTTACTGCTATGGGGCTCACTGCCGGAATGATCACCGAAATCGGGTTTGATGTCGCTTCTATCAATGGTACCACAAACTATAATGACTTCACCGTCAAAATGGAGTGTACTTCTTTGACTTCTCTTCCTGCTACTTTCCAGGCCGTGAATACTACTGTATTCCCTGCTGCAAATATCACCATCTCTTTAGGCTGGAACATGCTAGTCTTCTCTACGCCTTACATCTGGGATGGAACCTCCAGTTTATTAGTTGAAGTCTGTTTCGATAACTCTTCTTCGGTTACTACTTCTAATTCTGCAACCAGATTCTCCGCTACTCCATTTACCAGTTCTTTGTATTATGCCAACAACTTTAATAATGCTTGTTCTGCCCCTGGAGCTCCTAGTCCTTTGTTCCAAAGACCTAACACCAGATTCTCTTTCTGTGATGGAGCCGATACTGCTGCTTATACTTATTCCTGGGCACCTAATGTGAACATCTCTGATACTTCTATCATCAATCCTTTTGTCTGGCCGGATGCCACTCAAAACTATCAGGTCATTGTCAATGATACTTTCGGGGTCTGTTCGGATACTGCTGATATCACCATCTATGTCGGTGAACTTGAAATTGGTAATGATACTTTGATCTGTGAAGGTGATTCTGTACAGTTCAATCCTAATGTTGTTGCCATTTGTCCAAATGGTACTGATACCTATTCCTGGTCTCCTACCACTGGACTTAGCAATCCTAATATTGCCAATCCTGTCGCTACTGTAACGCAAACTACAAACTATGTCCTCACTTACACCAACTCTTGTGGCTGTACACTTATGGATACCGTTACCGTCTTTGTCAACAATATGCTCAATCCAAATAGAGTATTAACGCATCCTACTTGTGGTTTGGCTGATGGTGAGATTCTTATTAATAGTGTCGGGGGATCTGCTCCTTTCACTTTTAGTATCGACTCCGGAGCTACTTTTGTAACTACAAATAACTTCACTGCTTTAGCAATGGGGGGATATCATATTCAGGTTCAGGATAGCAATGGCTGTTTATCTCCTATGGTAACTGATACATTGATCAATCCTGGAACTCCTATCGTGGATAGTATCTCTACTGTCGATCCTAGTTGTTTTGGATTTACTGATGGAGAAATCACTATTCATGCTACCGGAGGTACAAATCCGCTACGTTATAGCATCTCAGGCGGGGCGCCATTTTTGATTAACAATCATTTTACCAATCTTGCGGCTGGTGCTTACACCATCGTTGTCAGAGATGATAGTTTATGTGAAACATTCCCCCAAACTGTTAATCTAGTGAGTAACAATCAACTCTTCTTAGATTCTATTCAGGCTTCTAACTTACTTTGTTTCCAGGATTCTTCCGGGTCTATCGAAGTATTTGGACATGGAGGTACTTCGCCTTTAACTTATTCTATCGATAATGGAATATCTTATGATCCTTCTGCTTTATTCAATGGTTTAAGTGCCGGATCTTATAACATCATCATCAAGGATGCTATTGGATGTACTACCACAATGCAAAATCAGGTCTTAACTGAACCTACCTTGTTAAGTGCTACCGTATATCCTACCAATGATACTTGTTTCAATGCTTGTGGTGGAGCGGCTAATGCGGTGGTCAATGGTGGTACGCAACCTTACACCTATTCATGGAAAAAAGGCGTCAACATCATTGGTGCCAATAGCAGTAATGTAAGTGGATTATGTCAGGGGATCGATTATGAGTTTACCGTTGTTGATTCTAACAATTGTGTGCAAGCGATTCCTTTTGTCATCACTCATCCTGATCTACTTGTCGCTTCTTTCTCTTCAACTAACATCTCTTGTTATGGCG
This genomic interval from bacterium SCSIO 12643 contains the following:
- a CDS encoding gliding motility-associated C-terminal domain-containing protein gives rise to the protein MKNLYKLSLTLIISLLSFVSSDVFATHLTGADFQYICMGRGPVNDTILLRLNVFRDCAGINPPNTIDVTIANSCGVGVTNTMTQVAVNGIEVSFLCGPLIGQSTCNGGSQPGMKIYTYEFLYILPSSCSGALQASATGGTPGFNYSWPMGLTGSDIDLLCAGNYQVTIQDNNGCTITDTMELVDMAGMKLTATVSEISCNGACDGSITVTPTLGTAPFVYNWQDGASGNSRTNLCPGLYSVTVMDDDGSQYAYWVNLENPTPIFSNFIVEDESCASACDGIIRTEVTGGTPPYTYAWSGGLTGNIQANVCPGIYTVTITDANSCSTTSSVTVNAATALNSSFTLNNAILCNGACNASVTVSATGGVAPYSFEWDNGFTGTTQTNLCAGTYVVTATDANGCTSVQNIVITQPSAISPNPGITNSTCAGTTGSISLSPSGGVAPYSYNWNITPNPGNTNTVTNLQAGSYQVTITDANGCASTHSFGVSNIGGPTSSGASITPPSCNGNSNGIIALTPIGGTAPYTYAWSTGQTTSSISNLAAGDYTVTVTDNGGCILVDIITVTDPQAISVALTSTDPSCNGVCDGTIAITPSGGTGGYNVLWSNGGTGLSQSNLCSGTYSLTVTDGNGCTFAQNNIVLTDPAVLQDSITLNTVINCNGDCNGELQAYPYGGTAPYSYSWSNGTSLQKNYDLCAGLHIVTITDANGCTVVDSFTITQPLPIIPNINQVSGVTCSGLWFGGWGSCCRPAGAVNTNTGNFYSDFKMNQTLPQGDCNSGVEFEDNPNAHPLRYVCMGDTLCYNFGVTESNGDSLVFELIPAKATATTNVVYNTVGTTVYSGTNPIDGITLNPATGEVCFVAQPVGRYVVAIQVSEYDPVTGLFKGQNMRDILFIVQACPPNTPPTGTNIVNFDSTGGAQQTGPASIEMCEGDSFCFDIVFHDSDLVDTNMFVFTNLQDWLNGPNPSDTATIVNTVLDTVIINGDSLMEITSTICWTAPPNSGGTYNFYVAVNDDHCTVPKDFFRAITVNVTGSTVAWPDATICGNQSAQIFSAGGTAFSWNAISGDPIQVGVNFSCDSCASPVASPSQTTTYVVTSNINSACQNSDTVTITVAPDYQVIATPDTILCNIDTIQLNATATIPGTFTYQWNNSASLSNDAIANPVAVPPGSTVYSVTMTSSDGCQKNSTANIIITPPFPVLNPVAIDTALCGNGDSTQLNVEFLHGNTTSCGPSYSQCLSTTTSTDIGTGTTSNGTTTYPAPFGNFRETAKHQFLYRASELTAMGLTAGMITEIGFDVASINGTTNYNDFTVKMECTSLTSLPATFQAVNTTVFPAANITISLGWNMLVFSTPYIWDGTSSLLVEVCFDNSSSVTTSNSATRFSATPFTSSLYYANNFNNACSAPGAPSPLFQRPNTRFSFCDGADTAAYTYSWAPNVNISDTSIINPFVWPDATQNYQVIVNDTFGVCSDTADITIYVGELEIGNDTLICEGDSVQFNPNVVAICPNGTDTYSWSPTTGLSNPNIANPVATVTQTTNYVLTYTNSCGCTLMDTVTVFVNNMLNPNRVLTHPTCGLADGEILINSVGGSAPFTFSIDSGATFVTTNNFTALAMGGYHIQVQDSNGCLSPMVTDTLINPGTPIVDSISTVDPSCFGFTDGEITIHATGGTNPLRYSISGGAPFLINNHFTNLAAGAYTIVVRDDSLCETFPQTVNLVSNNQLFLDSIQASNLLCFQDSSGSIEVFGHGGTSPLTYSIDNGISYDPSALFNGLSAGSYNIIIKDAIGCTTTMQNQVLTEPTLLSATVYPTNDTCFNACGGAANAVVNGGTQPYTYSWKKGVNIIGANSSNVSGLCQGIDYEFTVVDSNNCVQAIPFVITHPDLLVASFSSTNISCYGANDGTLSLSATGGTAPYQYSIDGGNTFSNSPNFSALAPGTYNIVVADSGFRCDATVTAILTEPSQITISSNITQKQLCLTGCTQLIASAVGGVGPPYNYIWNQGLDSNGTQTACPTQTTIYSVYAADTNGCTSDPIGITLTLYDSLTVDAGPNQDLCPEESAQLSAIASGGNGNGLSYQWTPAAGLDNPFISNPTAKPFNSTLYTVKVTDNCETPAAYDSVWVNVHPLPTMGFYAKDTTEGCEPFDITLVNTSAPVQFAEWSIPGTEITAHGFQVDITDLTEGVYDVHLRVITPFGCENEITQTDFITVHPLPIAKFNMNPDQTTIYNTVVQFKDQSIGDIQSWAWDFSSLDSATEQNPTYKFPADTGNYPVTLEVTTTKSCKNDVTQLLRIGAEYNIFVPNSFTPNGDGQNDVFAPRAVGMDMSKYSLIIYDRWGGIVFESTDLNQPWDGRVQGSTKMAQNGVYVWRIVAHEATDEAEGHIYNGTVNLIR